CAAAGAGGGCCCGAATTTCGTTTAGCCGAAAAAATTGGACGTGCCCATCATCCAAATTAAAACTTCCGCCAAAATCGCGATTAACAGGCGCGACAATACCATTTTCTTGATTTTGGCTTACCTTTAAACCTTGTTTGAGATGTCGAACAACCCTTCTCAGAAAATGAATAACCGTCCCAATACCTATTTTATTGAGGAAGTTTTCAAAACTACGAAGCTTTTCAAAATTTCCATATCCATTAGGGACACTGATCAGGGCAATGCCGCCGGGAAGTAACAATTGATACAGATTCTCTAATATTTCTCCCGGATTCTCGGAATGCTCCAAAACCTCGGAGCATATGACGGCTTCGTACTTCTCTCCGCCGTCCACAAATCGTGACAGTGGCATGGTGGAGAATTTCACATTTGGCAACTGATTCGTTGATTGCGCAACCTGGATTGAGGGTTCATGTAAATCAACACCCAAATAACTATCAGCAACCTCTCCCAGCGGGATGGTTAAATGAGCGCCGGTGCCACATCCGTAATCGAGCACCCGGATATCATTTTTTCCGGATTTTATTTTAAAATTATCGATCCATTCCCGAAATACAGAAAACCGTTTGACTATTCCGTATGCCGATTCAGTCAAATGATAGGATAAATTCGCCGACATATTAACGACCGGATCTACAAGTTAGTGAAGAGACGTAAAAGGACCACACTTTACGGCCAGAACCGACCCAAGTGTATGTCATATGGATTTCAAGCTTTGTATCACATACAAATTTGATGCAGGCTATTGGAAGGCAGTTGACAAATATTTCGATAGACATCCTGAAGCCATTCCACCAAGCTGGCAGCTCGCCTTCCAGAGTGTTTAAATTTCAAACCCTGACAAACATCAATAGCGAACCCCGGTTCAACAACAAGAGAGGAAAGACTAGGCGCTGAGAAACTTCTCATATGCTCCCAACGGTGAAACATACACTTGCATTCGGGACATATTTTCATGCTGGCGTCCAAATCCTCCTCGTTTGGATTCGTTATCAATAGATAACCACCGGGCATTAAAATTCAACATCTATCCTTAAGAGTAGAATCGATTTGCTCTTCGAATAAATTTTCAATCACTTCAACCAGAAAAACGACATCAAACGAATTATCGTTATCTTTTTTAGATCCTCCTGAACGCTCACCACACCGAGAGATTTTGGATGCTCTCCGATATGAATTGCGGCATCCCCAGCGAGTGATGGCGAAAATTCCAGTCCCTAACAAGTGATACCACTCTCAATTAAATGACGCAGCATAAGGCCTCAGCCATATCCATAATCAAGAACTTTCTTATCGTCTAGTGATATTTTCTTTGATCGAATTAAACAACAGATCTGCCGGAATGCATGCCAAAATAATTATTATCGAAATATGGACTACCACTATAGAATCCCCAGAGCGCTCAAC
The nucleotide sequence above comes from Nitrospinaceae bacterium. Encoded proteins:
- a CDS encoding methyltransferase domain-containing protein; translation: MTESAYGIVKRFSVFREWIDNFKIKSGKNDIRVLDYGCGTGAHLTIPLGEVADSYLGVDLHEPSIQVAQSTNQLPNVKFSTMPLSRFVDGGEKYEAVICSEVLEHSENPGEILENLYQLLLPGGIALISVPNGYGNFEKLRSFENFLNKIGIGTVIHFLRRVVRHLKQGLKVSQNQENGIVAPVNRDFGGSFNLDDGHVQFFRLNEIRALFVAAGYEELECRGRTILCGPYVDELFYYNPFRNLIYQVNNRLADILPHTMAADWMFLLRRPN